The genomic DNA GAAGCGTAGGGCTTTACGTCTGTGCAATCGTGGCAGAGTGGGAGTCTAACAGCGCGCTGATAAAATGCGCCAATGAAGCGCAAGGCGAAATCCAGCTGATTGGGCAGGGGGGGATTACTGCCGTTGTAATGGTGCCGCCCGAGGACCAGCCTGTCAGCCGAGATCGACAGGAATTAGTGCGACAACTGCTGGTGCACCAGCAGCTTGTTGAAAGGTTTACTGAGATTGCACCTGTCCTGCCAGTCAAGTTCGGAACTCTCGCGCCAGATCGCGAAAGCGTTGAGCTCGGTCTTGAAAGAGGGCGTGAGAAGTTTTTTACTGCCTTTGGTGGCTTGTCTGGCAAAACACAGTTCGAGATTACTGTGACCTGGGATGTTGCTGATGTATTTGCGAAGATTGCCAAATTGCCTGCTGTTGTAAAGCTGAAAGTAGATCTGGTGGCAACGTCGGAGAGTGATAGACCAATAAATCTGGACCGAGTTGGAAGGCTTGTGAAAGAAACTCTTGATCATCAGCGGGCACAAACTGGCAAAGTTCTATTGGACGCCCTGTTGCCGCTTGGCGTTGACAGTA from Octadecabacter antarcticus 307 includes the following:
- a CDS encoding GvpL/GvpF family gas vesicle protein, which produces MTVVAEENMTGSVGLYVCAIVAEWESNSALIKCANEAQGEIQLIGQGGITAVVMVPPEDQPVSRDRQELVRQLLVHQQLVERFTEIAPVLPVKFGTLAPDRESVELGLERGREKFFTAFGGLSGKTQFEITVTWDVADVFAKIAKLPAVVKLKVDLVATSESDRPINLDRVGRLVKETLDHQRAQTGKVLLDALLPLGVDSIVNPILNDSIVLNLALLVDTDQADALDRCLDELDSTFHGALSFRCVGPMPPHSFATVEINYIEPTQVSHACCVLELDAAHNFEEIRSAYHRLARQTQQDIAPDVVVDNKSSSVGIAVLNDAYKTLLSFVDAGGPVVVSVQRQEDAYATDIPSSGG